In one window of bacterium HR17 DNA:
- the galT_1 gene encoding Galactose-1-phosphate uridylyltransferase: MPELRQDYATKEWVIIATERAKRPHEFTKGRADPPPLPERDPHCPFCPGNEDKTPPEVFAIRNNTPPDTTGWLVRVIPNKFPALVPDGRPQRSRQGLYLRMDGTGHHEVVIETPEHHKTLGLLTHKQVEDVVQAYRARYQALNADPANELVLIFRNQGERAGTSLVHPHSQIVAMPIVPVPIRRQLYEAERHYDALGRCVFCDIIAYELEVKERIVLDNDQFIAFVPYAARGPFEVHILPKTHQASFGELRDEQVSDFAGVLQTVLRKLYFGLKNPDYNFAIITSPHYSQGEPHFHWHLRILPRLTTPAGFEMGTGMFINVAVPEENAQFLREVKLPEGDA; encoded by the coding sequence ATGCCCGAACTGCGGCAGGACTACGCGACGAAGGAGTGGGTCATCATCGCGACGGAGCGGGCGAAACGACCCCACGAGTTCACCAAAGGACGGGCAGACCCGCCACCGTTGCCGGAGCGCGACCCCCATTGTCCTTTCTGCCCGGGCAACGAGGACAAAACGCCACCTGAGGTTTTCGCCATCCGCAACAACACGCCCCCCGACACGACAGGCTGGTTAGTGCGGGTTATCCCCAACAAGTTCCCCGCATTAGTGCCCGACGGGCGTCCCCAGCGGTCGCGCCAAGGGCTCTACTTGCGCATGGACGGCACAGGGCACCACGAGGTCGTCATAGAGACGCCCGAGCACCACAAGACGCTGGGGTTGCTGACGCACAAGCAGGTGGAAGATGTCGTGCAGGCGTACCGGGCGCGCTATCAAGCGCTCAACGCCGACCCTGCCAACGAGTTGGTCCTCATTTTCCGCAACCAAGGGGAGCGAGCGGGCACTTCGTTGGTGCACCCGCACTCGCAAATCGTCGCCATGCCCATCGTGCCCGTGCCCATTCGGCGGCAGCTTTACGAAGCCGAGCGCCACTATGACGCGTTGGGGCGGTGCGTTTTCTGTGACATCATCGCTTACGAATTGGAGGTCAAAGAGCGCATCGTGCTGGACAACGACCAGTTCATCGCTTTTGTGCCTTATGCGGCACGGGGTCCCTTTGAAGTGCACATTTTGCCCAAAACCCATCAGGCGTCCTTCGGCGAATTGCGTGATGAGCAGGTGAGCGACTTCGCGGGGGTGCTGCAGACGGTGCTGCGCAAACTCTACTTTGGGCTGAAGAACCCCGACTACAACTTCGCCATCATCACCTCCCCGCACTATTCGCAAGGTGAGCCCCACTTTCACTGGCACTTGCGCATCTTGCCCCGGTTGACGACGCCCGCAGGTTTTGAGATGGGCACGGGCATGTTCATCAATGTCGCCGTGCCCGAAGAGAACGCGCAATTTCTACGGGAAGTGAAACTGCCTGAGGGGGACGCGTGA
- the tagO_1 gene encoding putative undecaprenyl-phosphate N-acetylglucosaminyl 1-phosphate transferase — MIAIAFAFLISAIVGLVFTPLSIRWAWRWGVLARPSARKVHREPIPCWGGVAIVAGVISGAGIGWLFLPELPAETLGLAAGLFVIVAVGSLDDRYSLPAKVKLAGQIVAALLPLAFGVRIKFLNNPVGDGYLFLAEWQAWLLTLLWIVGLINAINLIDGLDGLAAGVSFFAALTLTFLAAVQGLTPVAVAFAAVAGACIGFLPYNFHPARVFMGDTGAMALGYLFATLSVLGAVKSIAALSVLFMTGIMLAYPISDTAFAIFRRWLSRRPIFSADREHLHHRLLDSGFDQRQAVLVLYALTLIFCLLAILLTRPKV, encoded by the coding sequence GTGATCGCTATCGCCTTCGCCTTCTTGATCAGCGCCATCGTCGGTTTAGTTTTTACCCCCCTCTCCATCCGCTGGGCGTGGCGGTGGGGTGTCCTCGCCCGCCCGTCCGCCCGCAAGGTGCACCGCGAGCCTATCCCTTGCTGGGGCGGCGTTGCCATCGTCGCCGGCGTCATCAGCGGTGCGGGGATTGGGTGGCTCTTTCTGCCCGAGCTTCCCGCCGAAACCCTCGGGTTAGCGGCGGGGCTTTTCGTGATCGTTGCGGTGGGTTCGCTGGACGACCGCTACAGCCTCCCCGCCAAAGTGAAATTAGCGGGGCAAATCGTTGCAGCGTTGTTGCCCCTCGCTTTCGGTGTCCGTATCAAGTTTCTCAACAACCCTGTCGGCGACGGTTACCTCTTCTTGGCGGAGTGGCAAGCGTGGCTGTTAACGCTTTTGTGGATTGTCGGTTTAATCAACGCCATCAACCTGATTGACGGTTTGGACGGTCTGGCAGCCGGTGTCTCTTTCTTCGCCGCTCTGACCTTAACCTTCCTCGCAGCAGTGCAAGGGTTAACCCCTGTCGCCGTCGCTTTCGCCGCTGTCGCCGGCGCGTGCATCGGCTTTTTGCCCTACAACTTTCATCCCGCCCGCGTCTTCATGGGCGACACGGGCGCAATGGCGCTGGGCTATTTGTTCGCGACCTTGTCCGTTTTGGGCGCGGTGAAAAGCATCGCCGCCTTATCGGTCTTGTTCATGACGGGCATCATGTTGGCTTATCCCATCTCCGATACCGCTTTTGCCATCTTTCGTCGTTGGCTTTCCCGCCGTCCCATTTTCAGCGCTGACAGAGAACACCTTCACCATCGGCTTTTAGACAGCGGTTTTGACCAGCGCCAAGCCGTTTTGGTGCTTTACGCCCTTACGCTAATCTTTTGCCTTCTGGCGATTTTGCTGACCCGACCGAAGGTGTGA
- the rpiB gene encoding Ribose-5-phosphate isomerase B, producing the protein MGDASPPFCIGLASDHAGFSLKEWLKTRLAQAGYQCVDFGTHDTQPCDYPDFAAAVAHAVVNGQCDVGIVICGTGIGSAIAANKVPGARCALCWNEYTARMARAHNDANLLALGARVIGEELAWSIVQAWLQTSFSGEERHRRRISKIVALEALPRSAQGGRNA; encoded by the coding sequence ATGGGGGATGCGTCACCGCCGTTCTGTATCGGACTCGCCAGCGACCACGCTGGCTTCTCCCTGAAAGAATGGCTAAAGACCCGTCTGGCACAAGCAGGCTATCAGTGTGTTGACTTCGGCACACACGACACCCAACCCTGTGACTACCCCGATTTCGCCGCCGCTGTCGCCCATGCCGTCGTCAACGGGCAATGTGACGTGGGTATCGTCATCTGCGGCACGGGCATCGGCAGCGCTATCGCTGCCAACAAGGTGCCGGGCGCCCGGTGCGCCCTCTGTTGGAACGAATACACCGCACGCATGGCGCGTGCCCATAACGACGCCAACTTGCTGGCGTTGGGGGCGCGCGTGATCGGCGAAGAGTTGGCGTGGTCTATCGTTCAAGCGTGGTTGCAGACATCCTTCAGCGGCGAAGAGCGCCATCGCCGCCGCATCAGTAAAATCGTCGCACTGGAAGCCCTTCCGCGTAGCGCACAAGGAGGGCGCAACGCGTGA
- a CDS encoding Hydroxypyruvate reductase translates to MAVSVRVLCVVPQSERTMKMRPSTWQALQRRWTTVANETDRRWTSDELAERISGVDAVLTGWGAPPFTEAVWARADKLRLIVHMAGSVKFLFPDDIVPRFCIPRGVTVVSCAQALAVNVAEMTIALMVLAARRLFDHIAAYRERGVWRDKALPTNFPTLNGSTVGIIGASRVGREVIRLLRAFHDVHILLADPYVTEEQARHLGAELVGLEALFAQSDFISLHAPLTPQTVGMVGERHFALMKDGAIFINTARGKLVDTDALVQALQRRPLVAVLDVTDPEPLPADHPLRFLPNCYITPHIAGAGVYGYWQIGEMTLKALTDFFERGVRPEGTVDWALYDILA, encoded by the coding sequence GTGGCTGTTAGCGTGCGGGTGCTGTGCGTCGTGCCTCAAAGCGAACGGACGATGAAGATGCGCCCGTCCACTTGGCAGGCGCTGCAGCGGCGTTGGACGACCGTCGCCAACGAGACTGACCGGCGCTGGACGAGCGATGAGTTGGCAGAGCGCATCAGCGGTGTGGACGCCGTGTTGACAGGTTGGGGTGCGCCACCCTTCACCGAAGCCGTGTGGGCACGGGCAGATAAACTGCGACTGATCGTCCACATGGCGGGCTCGGTCAAGTTCCTTTTCCCCGACGACATCGTGCCGCGCTTTTGCATCCCCCGTGGGGTCACCGTCGTCAGTTGTGCCCAAGCGTTGGCGGTCAATGTCGCCGAGATGACGATCGCTCTGATGGTGCTGGCGGCACGACGGTTGTTTGACCATATCGCCGCCTATCGGGAGCGAGGCGTGTGGCGCGACAAAGCGTTGCCGACAAACTTTCCGACCCTCAACGGCAGCACCGTCGGCATCATCGGCGCCAGCCGTGTCGGGCGTGAAGTCATCCGCTTACTGCGGGCGTTCCACGATGTGCACATTTTGCTCGCCGACCCGTATGTGACAGAGGAGCAGGCACGCCATCTGGGCGCGGAGTTGGTGGGCTTAGAGGCGCTGTTTGCGCAAAGTGACTTCATTTCGCTGCACGCACCGCTGACGCCGCAAACGGTGGGCATGGTCGGCGAACGCCATTTCGCGCTGATGAAGGACGGCGCCATCTTCATTAACACGGCGCGGGGCAAGTTGGTGGACACGGACGCGTTGGTGCAGGCGTTGCAAAGGCGCCCCCTCGTCGCCGTGCTGGATGTGACCGACCCCGAACCGTTGCCCGCTGACCATCCTTTGCGCTTTTTGCCCAATTGCTACATCACGCCACACATCGCGGGCGCAGGCGTTTACGGCTATTGGCAAATCGGCGAAATGACACTGAAGGCGCTGACGGATTTCTTTGAGCGGGGCGTGCGCCCTGAAGGCACCGTTGATTGGGCGCTTTATGACATTCTGGCATGA
- the sigE_1 gene encoding ECF RNA polymerase sigma factor SigE — MRGYRFSPEDVEEAVQEVCLRCRLYQQRFKTPPPKSWLFKVADNVCKDMLKRGKEAPIPFSQLADEEGEFDPEEIQDERDWAQWAFRCEVQEALERLSPTYRKVLVWRFIEGLTQKEIAEKLGCQVRSVKVLISKAKQSFKKRWQAG, encoded by the coding sequence GTGAGAGGGTATCGCTTCAGTCCCGAAGATGTGGAAGAAGCCGTCCAAGAGGTCTGCCTGCGCTGTCGCTTGTATCAGCAGCGGTTTAAGACCCCTCCTCCTAAATCGTGGCTTTTTAAGGTCGCCGACAATGTTTGCAAAGACATGCTAAAGCGTGGCAAGGAAGCCCCCATCCCTTTCTCTCAATTGGCGGACGAGGAAGGGGAGTTTGACCCTGAAGAAATTCAGGATGAGAGGGATTGGGCACAGTGGGCGTTCCGCTGCGAGGTGCAAGAAGCGTTAGAGCGCCTTTCGCCGACTTACCGAAAAGTTTTAGTCTGGCGGTTCATAGAGGGCTTAACTCAAAAGGAGATAGCGGAAAAGCTTGGATGCCAGGTGAGGAGCGTGAAGGTGCTTATCAGCAAGGCGAAGCAATCCTTCAAAAAGCGATGGCAAGCAGGTTAA
- the udh_1 gene encoding Uronate dehydrogenase yields MRERILVTGAAGRIGTAIAPLLREHFALRLLDVRSLTPEGDDEVVAADIRDLDAMRRACEGVTAMVHLAAVPDEDDFVTRLLPINLLGVYTAFEAARQAGVRKVVFASTCQTILNYAPDIWVTPEMPVRPVTVYACTKVFGEALARYYADRFGMSMVCLRIGWFQPYDSELLRREPAMLAMWCSPKDLTQLIVKSIRSDVTFAVFFAVSNNLKRRWDISNAQQLVGYAPQDNAADFFVGEGA; encoded by the coding sequence ATGCGTGAACGCATTTTGGTCACGGGTGCGGCTGGGCGCATCGGGACAGCGATCGCGCCGTTGCTGCGGGAGCATTTCGCGCTGCGGTTGCTGGATGTGCGTTCGTTGACCCCCGAAGGCGATGACGAAGTGGTAGCCGCTGATATCCGCGACTTGGACGCGATGCGGCGCGCCTGCGAAGGTGTGACGGCGATGGTGCATTTGGCAGCGGTGCCCGATGAAGACGATTTCGTCACGCGCTTGCTGCCGATAAACTTGCTGGGCGTTTACACGGCATTTGAGGCGGCACGGCAAGCGGGCGTGCGCAAAGTCGTTTTCGCCAGCACCTGCCAGACCATCCTGAACTACGCACCCGACATTTGGGTGACACCCGAGATGCCCGTTCGCCCCGTCACCGTTTACGCCTGCACCAAAGTGTTTGGCGAAGCGCTGGCGCGCTACTACGCCGACCGTTTCGGTATGTCCATGGTTTGCTTGCGCATCGGTTGGTTTCAGCCTTATGACAGCGAGTTGCTGCGACGCGAGCCGGCGATGCTGGCGATGTGGTGCAGCCCAAAGGATTTGACACAGTTGATCGTCAAGTCTATCCGCAGCGATGTCACCTTTGCTGTTTTCTTTGCGGTGTCCAATAATCTTAAGCGCCGTTGGGACATCAGCAACGCCCAGCAACTCGTCGGTTACGCCCCGCAAGATAACGCCGCCGACTTTTTCGTCGGCGAAGGAGCGTGA
- the truB gene encoding tRNA pseudouridine synthase B has translation MAKKNGLEPEGVLLLLKPSGMTAHDLVEWVRRRLHIQRVGHTGTLDPLACGLMVLCLGRATRLAEFLSDMDKVYRFEMVFGVSTTTQDAEGDIVRTASADDITADRLQAVLHRFVGEIEQVPPMLSALHYQGKRLYELARQGIEVPRQPRRVHIYRLELLRFWDTPPKRALIEVHCSRGTYIRTLAADIGEAMGSGAYQHFLVRLQVGPFRAENALTLEEFAEAVKAGTWRQRLLTPGDALPMFPALTLTRLEVRRLLNGMETVVGTVWGNPHLPDGGLVRLYDPDGTFTGVGQVQRRGNLWVCQPYKLFPPR, from the coding sequence ATGGCAAAAAAGAATGGTCTGGAACCGGAAGGCGTGTTGCTGTTGTTGAAGCCATCGGGGATGACAGCGCACGATTTGGTGGAATGGGTGCGCCGGCGCCTGCACATCCAGCGGGTCGGGCACACGGGCACCTTAGACCCCTTAGCGTGTGGGTTGATGGTGCTTTGCTTGGGGCGCGCCACTCGCCTCGCCGAGTTTCTCTCTGATATGGACAAGGTGTATCGGTTTGAAATGGTGTTCGGCGTCAGCACGACGACCCAAGACGCAGAGGGCGATATCGTGCGCACCGCTTCGGCGGACGACATTACCGCCGACCGTTTGCAAGCTGTTTTGCACCGGTTTGTCGGGGAGATTGAGCAGGTGCCGCCGATGCTTTCGGCGTTGCACTATCAGGGCAAACGGCTCTACGAGTTAGCGCGGCAAGGCATAGAGGTGCCCCGTCAACCCCGGCGGGTGCACATTTATCGGCTGGAGTTGCTGCGGTTTTGGGACACACCGCCCAAACGGGCGCTGATAGAGGTGCACTGTTCGCGGGGCACTTACATCCGCACCTTGGCGGCAGATATCGGGGAAGCGATGGGCAGCGGCGCTTACCAACATTTTTTGGTGCGGTTGCAAGTCGGTCCGTTTCGTGCCGAGAACGCCTTGACCCTTGAGGAGTTCGCAGAAGCGGTGAAGGCGGGGACATGGCGACAACGGTTGTTGACGCCCGGCGACGCTTTGCCGATGTTCCCTGCGCTCACCTTGACGCGCTTGGAAGTGCGCCGGCTGTTGAACGGGATGGAAACGGTTGTCGGGACGGTGTGGGGCAACCCCCATCTGCCCGACGGCGGATTGGTACGCCTTTACGACCCCGACGGCACTTTCACCGGCGTCGGGCAGGTGCAGCGGCGCGGGAACTTGTGGGTTTGTCAGCCTTACAAGTTGTTTCCGCCACGATGA
- the phoR_1 gene encoding Alkaline phosphatase synthesis sensor protein PhoR, with protein MERDELEKQIQELRRRIAELEDQRRQLERQLAEARTEAAMVPPTSEEELTQTLARMFSRFARLLQAEVCFFFVHRTDEDTLLLHPPTIGIEITKLGAIGTVPQDGLIRSVFTQRVPVVINDLAESRYPDAQVMRSAGIRNAVIVPLMWDKRDEEQRVVERKAIGVLVVANKRRNLPFSEEDRRILEILSRQSASVIAGAQIYIELRERAEQLERAFESVMAGVILVNLNGKIGLINQTALQAFCNTNDNNIIGKPYTQVVTHEKVRSILATALTERKEIVDEVEILEPEERIFRIQTGLVRDEFGNPSGVIALFTDITEIRRLERMKTEFVSTVSHELRTPLTSIKGFIATLLEDREGYFDPETRYEFYQIIDQETDRLRRLIEDLLNLSRIERGVALQPNWQRVDLEKVIDRVLAIQRSYTDKHQLVKDIPAKLPLIVADEDKVDGVLTNLVNNAIKYSPDGGEVRVRAVRENNSILISVSDQGIGIPKDKLHKIFEKFERVDTKETRAAGGTGIGLYLVKHLVELHEGQIWAESEGPGKGSTFYVRLPIYPKRAKDEGYFFDDVERELHP; from the coding sequence ATGGAACGGGACGAACTGGAAAAGCAGATTCAAGAGTTGCGGCGCCGAATCGCCGAACTGGAAGACCAGCGGCGCCAGTTGGAACGGCAACTAGCAGAGGCACGCACAGAAGCGGCGATGGTGCCGCCCACTTCCGAGGAAGAGTTGACCCAAACGCTGGCGCGGATGTTCTCGCGATTTGCCCGCTTGCTGCAGGCGGAGGTGTGTTTCTTCTTCGTGCACCGCACCGATGAGGACACGCTGTTGTTGCACCCGCCGACCATCGGCATTGAAATCACCAAGTTAGGTGCCATCGGCACCGTCCCTCAAGATGGACTGATTCGCAGCGTCTTCACGCAACGGGTGCCCGTCGTGATTAACGATTTAGCCGAGAGCCGCTACCCTGACGCCCAAGTGATGCGGAGCGCCGGCATCCGCAACGCCGTGATCGTGCCTTTAATGTGGGACAAACGCGACGAAGAGCAGCGGGTCGTAGAACGCAAAGCCATCGGTGTTTTGGTCGTCGCCAACAAACGGCGCAACCTGCCCTTCTCGGAAGAGGATCGGCGCATTCTGGAAATTCTCTCCCGTCAATCGGCGTCGGTCATCGCGGGCGCCCAAATTTACATTGAGTTGCGCGAACGGGCTGAACAGTTGGAGCGTGCCTTTGAAAGTGTCATGGCAGGGGTCATCTTGGTCAACCTCAACGGGAAAATCGGCTTGATCAATCAAACTGCGTTACAAGCCTTTTGCAATACTAACGACAACAACATCATCGGCAAACCCTACACGCAGGTGGTCACCCACGAGAAGGTGCGCTCTATCTTGGCGACGGCGCTGACAGAGCGGAAGGAAATCGTAGATGAAGTGGAAATCCTTGAGCCCGAAGAACGCATCTTTCGCATCCAAACGGGACTGGTGCGCGACGAGTTCGGCAACCCCTCCGGCGTTATCGCTCTCTTCACGGACATCACCGAAATCCGCCGTTTGGAACGGATGAAAACGGAGTTCGTCTCCACAGTGTCCCATGAGTTGCGCACGCCGTTGACCTCCATCAAAGGGTTCATCGCGACTCTGTTGGAAGACCGCGAAGGCTACTTTGACCCCGAAACGCGTTATGAGTTCTATCAGATCATTGACCAAGAGACCGACCGGTTGCGTCGCCTCATTGAAGACCTGCTGAACCTGTCCCGCATTGAACGGGGCGTGGCGCTGCAACCCAACTGGCAGCGCGTGGACTTGGAAAAGGTCATTGACCGCGTGCTGGCAATCCAACGCAGTTACACCGACAAACACCAACTCGTCAAGGACATTCCCGCAAAGTTACCGCTCATCGTCGCCGACGAGGACAAAGTTGACGGCGTGTTGACCAACTTGGTCAACAACGCCATCAAATATTCGCCGGACGGCGGCGAGGTGCGCGTGCGTGCCGTTCGGGAGAACAACTCCATCCTCATCAGCGTCTCCGACCAAGGCATTGGCATTCCCAAAGACAAACTGCACAAAATCTTTGAAAAGTTTGAGCGCGTTGACACCAAAGAAACGCGCGCCGCTGGCGGCACAGGTATCGGGCTCTATCTCGTCAAGCACCTGGTGGAACTGCACGAGGGGCAAATTTGGGCGGAAAGCGAAGGTCCTGGCAAAGGGTCCACCTTTTATGTCCGTTTGCCGATTTATCCGAAGCGCGCTAAAGACGAAGGCTACTTCTTTGACGATGTGGAACGGGAGTTGCACCCTTAA
- the mnaA gene encoding UDP-N-acetylglucosamine 2-epimerase has product MLSTNLSFAARLKVMPIFGTRPETIKMAPVVHALSADERFEVVITVTAQHREMLDQFLHFFGMTPRYDLNIMREGQTLADITSRATDGIDKVLQAEQPDLVLVQGDTTTAFVGALVAYYHRIPCGHIEAGLRTGDKFAPFPEEINRRLIGTIADLHFAPTQRAKQNLLREGVSESSIFVTGNTVVDALLWTVQRLGEREPTDERMILVTAHRRENWGEPMVRICRALRRIADTFPEVRIVFPMHKNPVVREVARREMGAHTRVILCEPPDYFEFVRLMRDAYLIVTDSGGVQEEAPTLGKPVLVLREKTERPEAVEAGVVKVIGTDEDRIVAEVTRLLTDEQAYQAMRRPVNPYGDGKAADRIKRALLHFFGWGERPEEFAPPMNG; this is encoded by the coding sequence ATGCTGTCAACTAACTTATCCTTTGCCGCTCGCCTCAAAGTCATGCCGATTTTCGGGACACGACCGGAAACTATCAAAATGGCGCCCGTCGTCCACGCCCTTTCCGCCGATGAGCGCTTTGAGGTCGTCATTACGGTCACCGCCCAGCACCGCGAGATGCTGGATCAGTTTTTGCACTTCTTCGGGATGACGCCCCGTTACGACTTGAACATCATGCGGGAAGGGCAAACACTGGCGGACATCACCAGCCGCGCAACGGACGGCATCGATAAGGTGCTGCAGGCAGAGCAGCCCGACTTGGTGTTGGTGCAGGGCGACACGACGACGGCGTTCGTGGGCGCTTTGGTCGCTTACTACCATCGCATCCCGTGCGGGCACATTGAGGCGGGGCTGCGGACCGGCGATAAGTTCGCGCCCTTTCCTGAGGAAATCAACCGCAGGCTCATCGGCACCATCGCCGACTTGCATTTCGCCCCGACGCAGCGCGCCAAGCAAAACCTGCTGCGTGAAGGCGTGTCCGAAAGCAGCATTTTCGTGACGGGCAACACGGTCGTGGACGCGTTGTTGTGGACAGTGCAACGGTTGGGTGAAAGGGAGCCGACGGACGAACGAATGATTTTGGTGACGGCGCACCGGCGGGAAAATTGGGGCGAACCGATGGTGCGCATTTGTCGGGCGCTGCGGCGCATCGCCGACACCTTTCCTGAGGTGCGCATCGTTTTCCCGATGCACAAAAACCCGGTCGTGCGGGAGGTCGCCCGTCGCGAGATGGGCGCTCACACCCGTGTCATTTTATGCGAGCCGCCCGACTACTTTGAGTTCGTGCGGCTAATGCGGGATGCCTACCTCATCGTCACCGACAGCGGCGGCGTGCAAGAGGAAGCACCGACCTTGGGCAAACCGGTTTTGGTCTTGCGCGAGAAAACGGAGCGCCCTGAAGCCGTTGAAGCCGGCGTCGTGAAGGTGATCGGCACGGACGAAGACCGCATCGTCGCCGAAGTCACCCGCTTGCTGACAGATGAGCAAGCCTACCAAGCGATGCGACGCCCCGTCAACCCTTACGGGGACGGCAAAGCGGCGGACCGCATCAAACGCGCCCTTTTGCATTTTTTCGGATGGGGTGAACGCCCTGAAGAATTTGCACCGCCGATGAACGGCTAA